From Hyalangium ruber, the proteins below share one genomic window:
- a CDS encoding superoxide dismutase family protein, giving the protein MREMLWVAGVLALAGCGDEPRATAELMNAAGTKVATVMLVEKDGAVELQLEATGLDPGTHGIHFHAVGLCEGPAFTSAGAHFNPLEKQHGLESPTGAHAGDLPNLEVDASGKATTTMSTNRVRLSEGQLSVFDADGTALVIHARADDQVTDPSGNSGDRIACGVLRKSE; this is encoded by the coding sequence ATGCGAGAGATGCTCTGGGTGGCAGGCGTGCTGGCGCTGGCGGGGTGTGGCGACGAGCCGCGCGCGACGGCCGAGCTGATGAACGCCGCCGGGACGAAAGTCGCCACGGTGATGCTGGTGGAGAAGGACGGCGCGGTGGAACTCCAGCTCGAGGCCACCGGACTCGACCCCGGCACCCACGGCATCCACTTCCACGCGGTGGGCCTGTGCGAGGGGCCGGCCTTCACCAGCGCGGGGGCTCACTTCAACCCGCTGGAGAAGCAGCATGGCCTGGAGTCGCCCACCGGCGCGCACGCCGGCGACCTGCCCAACCTGGAGGTGGACGCGAGCGGCAAGGCCACCACCACGATGAGTACGAACCGGGTGCGACTCAGCGAGGGCCAGCTCTCCGTCTTCGACGCGGACGGCACCGCGCTCGTCATCCACGCTCGCGCGGATGACCAGGTGACGGACCCTTCGGGCAACTCGGGGGACCGCATCGCCTGCGGTGTCCTCCGCAAGTCCGAGTAG
- the sppA gene encoding signal peptide peptidase SppA, with amino-acid sequence MKRFLVGSLAIIGALSVLAVLGFFFLVVAAAASKPSVPGALVLELDLDKPLPEQVAQDSLAGAFGSEETTVRDVVDALEKAAKDERVKALLVRVDQPGSAAVIQELRDAVKAFRASGKKAIAYADTFGEGGSGTGAYYLASAFDEIYIQPSGDVTLTGLMMETPFARDAFAKLGVQPRIGQRHEYKNAVNTYTEQGYTAPHKEAMEKLLGSLYGQVVNGIAEGRKLGPDEVKGLIDQAPLLGQAALEAKLVDGLLYRDEVHEKVKKEAGEDSRLLFLDKYLERVGRPNTEGETVALVYGVGGINRGKSDSNPLSGEQVFGGDSVALALRKATDDAKVKAIIFRVDSPGGSYVASDTVRREVQRAREKGKPVIVSMATYAASGGYFVSMDADKIVAQPGTLTGSIGVFGGKMVTADFWSKLGVNWESVVQGKDADIYSSDSDFTPEQLAKNEASLDRIYADFTAKAAKGRNLPLEQLQAVAKGRVWTGEDALANKLVDALGGFPKALELAKEAAKLPKDAEVRVQVFPRKKQPAEVFAELLGGGGGDNSEDEANASTATSPLQPVLAQTQALYRLGVKLGVIRSQTGTLSAQVPDTRF; translated from the coding sequence ATGAAACGCTTCCTCGTCGGATCGCTGGCCATCATCGGCGCGCTGTCCGTGTTGGCCGTTCTCGGCTTCTTCTTCCTCGTCGTGGCCGCCGCGGCGAGCAAGCCGAGTGTGCCGGGCGCGCTCGTGCTCGAGCTGGACCTGGACAAGCCTCTGCCCGAGCAGGTGGCGCAGGACTCGCTGGCGGGCGCCTTCGGCTCGGAAGAGACGACCGTGCGCGACGTGGTGGACGCGCTGGAGAAGGCCGCCAAGGACGAGCGCGTGAAGGCCCTGCTGGTCCGCGTGGATCAACCCGGCAGTGCCGCCGTCATCCAGGAGCTGCGCGACGCGGTGAAGGCCTTCCGCGCCAGCGGCAAGAAGGCCATCGCCTATGCCGACACCTTCGGAGAGGGCGGCAGCGGCACGGGCGCCTACTACCTGGCCTCCGCCTTCGATGAAATCTACATCCAGCCCTCGGGCGACGTGACGCTCACCGGGCTGATGATGGAGACGCCGTTCGCCCGCGACGCGTTCGCCAAGCTCGGCGTGCAGCCGCGCATCGGCCAGCGCCACGAGTACAAGAACGCCGTCAACACCTATACCGAGCAGGGCTACACCGCGCCCCACAAGGAGGCCATGGAGAAGCTGCTGGGCAGCCTCTACGGGCAGGTCGTCAACGGCATCGCCGAGGGGCGCAAGCTCGGCCCCGACGAGGTGAAGGGGCTCATCGACCAGGCACCGCTGCTGGGCCAGGCCGCGCTGGAGGCGAAGCTGGTGGACGGCCTGCTCTACCGTGACGAGGTACACGAGAAGGTGAAGAAGGAGGCCGGCGAGGACTCCCGGCTGCTCTTCCTGGACAAGTACCTGGAGCGCGTGGGCCGGCCGAACACGGAAGGCGAGACGGTGGCCCTGGTGTACGGCGTGGGCGGCATCAACCGCGGCAAGAGCGACTCCAACCCGCTGAGCGGCGAGCAGGTGTTCGGCGGGGACAGCGTGGCGCTGGCGCTGCGCAAGGCGACGGATGACGCCAAGGTGAAGGCCATCATCTTCCGCGTGGACAGCCCGGGCGGCAGCTACGTGGCCAGCGACACCGTGCGCCGCGAGGTGCAGCGCGCCCGCGAGAAGGGCAAGCCCGTCATCGTCTCCATGGCCACCTACGCGGCCAGCGGCGGCTACTTCGTCTCCATGGATGCGGACAAAATCGTCGCCCAGCCGGGCACCCTCACCGGCAGCATCGGCGTGTTCGGCGGGAAGATGGTGACCGCGGACTTCTGGTCCAAGCTGGGCGTGAACTGGGAGTCGGTGGTCCAGGGCAAGGACGCGGACATCTACAGCAGCGACTCGGACTTCACCCCCGAGCAGCTCGCCAAGAACGAGGCGAGCCTGGACCGCATCTACGCCGACTTCACCGCCAAGGCGGCCAAGGGGCGCAACCTGCCGCTGGAGCAGCTGCAGGCGGTGGCCAAGGGCCGGGTGTGGACGGGCGAGGACGCGCTGGCGAACAAGTTGGTGGACGCGCTGGGCGGCTTCCCCAAGGCGCTGGAGCTGGCCAAGGAAGCGGCCAAGCTGCCCAAGGACGCGGAGGTGCGCGTGCAGGTGTTCCCGCGCAAGAAGCAGCCCGCCGAGGTGTTCGCCGAGCTGCTCGGCGGCGGCGGCGGGGACAACAGCGAGGACGAGGCCAACGCCTCCACGGCCACCTCGCCGCTCCAGCCGGTGCTCGCGCAGACGCAGGCGCTCTACCGGCTCGGGGTGAAGCTGGGCGTCATCCGCTCGCAGACGGGCACGCTGAGCGCGCAGGTGCCCGACACCCGGTTCTAA
- a CDS encoding cysteine dioxygenase translates to MHTFRGMREASLDEVLRHLREEVSSAGAVRVGERLEGVRVRPEHLGPFLHFRRGRYTRNLVYRDPGFEVVLNCWDTGAVSPIHDHDGQECWFSIQAGTFMLEDFPLLSGGREPGPAVLGPPRIADMVGPGHVDHRSPQDSIHRVSALIGPAVTLHVYAAPVERCLVFDARRQRCTWRMLSYHSIFGRPVQESSWGETTDRR, encoded by the coding sequence ATGCACACCTTCCGGGGCATGCGAGAGGCGTCCTTGGATGAAGTGCTCCGCCACCTTCGCGAGGAGGTGTCTTCGGCGGGAGCGGTGAGGGTGGGAGAGCGCCTGGAGGGCGTGCGGGTGCGCCCCGAGCACCTGGGTCCCTTTCTGCACTTCCGGCGGGGGCGCTACACCCGCAACCTCGTCTACCGGGACCCGGGCTTCGAGGTGGTGCTCAACTGCTGGGACACTGGCGCCGTCTCGCCCATCCATGACCATGACGGCCAGGAGTGCTGGTTCAGCATCCAGGCGGGCACCTTCATGCTCGAGGACTTTCCCCTGCTCTCCGGCGGCCGGGAGCCAGGGCCCGCCGTGCTGGGCCCCCCCCGCATCGCCGACATGGTGGGCCCCGGGCACGTGGATCACCGCTCGCCCCAGGACTCCATCCACCGCGTCTCGGCGCTGATCGGCCCCGCCGTCACCCTGCACGTGTACGCCGCCCCCGTGGAGCGCTGTCTCGTCTTCGATGCGCGCCGACAGCGGTGTACATGGCGTATGCTCTCCTACCATTCCATCTTCGGCCGCCCCGTCCAGGAGTCTTCTTGGGGGGAAACCACCGATCGGCGGTAG
- a CDS encoding ATP-binding protein, translating to MDKRVTELPPPSEEAQLRALLAAMEAAHQGDFTHRLPLYGTHRLVDQLAQAFNTQLDNDAALTRGLREVERVLGAVARGELRQKMALALEGQPLKGALLRIGTTVNALVDQLSVFTAEVIRVAREVGAEGKLGGQAHVPGVSGVWKELTDTVNFLVGSVSEQVRDISQVAAAVARGELDRKISVEMRGEMLALKNTVNTMVDQLSAFAAEVNRVAKEVGTEEKLSGHLEVQGVTGVWKDLSDNVNVTEQLALASKYKSEFLANMSHELRTPLNSLLILARVLAENKERRLSSKEVEYAKTIHASGTELLSLINEILDLSKIEAGKMRVEPYEVRLSEVKEFIERSFRHVAEQKGLGFSVHLGEGLPATLHTDVQRLQQVLKNLLSNAFKFTGSGRVDLHITPADGQGARFDTEALQRAERVLAFSVVDSGIGIPRDKQKLIFEAFQQADGTTSRKYGGTGLGLSISRAMAHLLGGELHLESQPGKGSTFTLYLPGAHPLAEGSASSNMLQVPAPPAPNPQLNSTPVELDARLAGGTVLIVDDDIRNIFALASALESQGMAVLHAENGRVGLEVLRAHPEVDVVLMDMMMPEMDGYETMRAIRKDSRFATLPIIAITAKALKEDRELCLAAGASDYLPKPVDTPQLLELLRRWRRQPGSRT from the coding sequence TTGGACAAGAGAGTCACCGAACTGCCGCCCCCGAGCGAGGAAGCGCAGCTGCGCGCCCTGCTCGCCGCGATGGAGGCCGCCCACCAGGGAGACTTCACCCACCGCCTTCCGCTGTATGGCACCCACCGCTTGGTGGATCAGCTGGCGCAAGCCTTCAACACCCAGCTCGACAACGACGCCGCCCTCACCCGGGGGCTGCGCGAGGTGGAGCGCGTGCTGGGCGCCGTGGCGCGCGGGGAGCTCCGCCAGAAGATGGCCCTGGCGCTGGAGGGCCAGCCGCTGAAGGGCGCGCTGCTGCGCATCGGCACCACGGTGAACGCGCTGGTGGATCAGCTCTCCGTGTTCACCGCGGAGGTGATCCGCGTCGCCCGGGAGGTGGGCGCGGAGGGGAAGCTGGGAGGCCAGGCCCACGTGCCGGGCGTGTCCGGCGTCTGGAAGGAGCTCACCGACACCGTGAACTTCCTGGTCGGCAGTGTGAGCGAGCAGGTGCGCGACATCTCCCAGGTGGCGGCGGCCGTGGCGCGAGGGGAGCTCGACCGAAAGATTTCCGTGGAGATGCGCGGCGAGATGCTGGCGCTGAAGAACACGGTGAACACGATGGTGGATCAGCTCTCCGCGTTCGCGGCGGAGGTGAACCGCGTCGCCAAGGAGGTGGGCACGGAGGAGAAGCTGAGCGGCCACCTCGAGGTGCAGGGCGTAACGGGCGTGTGGAAGGACCTCTCGGACAACGTGAACGTGACCGAGCAGCTCGCGCTGGCCTCCAAGTACAAGAGCGAGTTCCTGGCCAACATGAGCCACGAGCTGCGCACGCCGCTCAACAGCCTGCTCATCCTCGCGCGGGTGCTGGCGGAGAACAAAGAGCGGCGCCTCAGCTCCAAGGAGGTGGAGTACGCGAAGACCATCCACGCCTCGGGCACGGAGCTGCTCAGCCTGATCAACGAAATCCTGGACCTGTCGAAGATAGAGGCCGGGAAGATGCGGGTGGAGCCGTACGAGGTGCGCCTCTCCGAGGTGAAGGAGTTCATCGAGCGCAGCTTCCGGCACGTGGCCGAGCAGAAGGGCCTGGGCTTCTCGGTACACCTGGGCGAGGGGCTGCCCGCCACGCTGCACACCGACGTGCAGCGGCTCCAGCAGGTGCTCAAGAACCTGCTCTCCAACGCCTTCAAGTTCACCGGCAGCGGTCGGGTGGACCTGCACATCACCCCGGCGGACGGGCAGGGCGCGCGCTTCGACACCGAGGCGCTCCAGCGCGCCGAGCGCGTGCTCGCCTTCAGCGTGGTGGACAGCGGCATCGGCATCCCCAGGGACAAGCAGAAGCTCATCTTCGAGGCCTTCCAGCAGGCGGATGGCACCACGAGCCGCAAGTACGGCGGCACCGGGTTGGGGCTCTCCATCAGCCGCGCCATGGCCCACCTGCTGGGCGGAGAGCTCCACCTGGAGAGCCAGCCGGGCAAGGGGAGCACCTTCACCCTCTACCTGCCTGGCGCCCATCCCCTCGCGGAGGGCAGCGCCTCCAGCAACATGCTCCAGGTCCCCGCGCCCCCCGCGCCGAACCCCCAGCTGAACTCCACGCCCGTGGAGCTGGATGCCCGCCTCGCCGGGGGCACGGTGCTCATCGTGGATGACGACATCCGCAACATCTTCGCGCTCGCCAGCGCCCTGGAAAGCCAGGGCATGGCGGTGCTGCACGCGGAGAATGGCCGGGTGGGCCTGGAAGTGCTGCGCGCCCATCCGGAGGTCGACGTCGTCCTCATGGACATGATGATGCCGGAGATGGACGGCTACGAGACCATGCGCGCCATCCGGAAGGATTCGCGCTTCGCCACCCTGCCCATCATCGCCATCACCGCCAAGGCGCTGAAGGAGGACCGCGAGCTGTGCCTCGCCGCCGGAGCCAGCGACTACCTGCCCAAGCCGGTGGACACCCCCCAGCTCCTCGAGCTGCTGCGCCGTTGGCGCCGGCAGCCCGGGAGCCGAACCTGA
- a CDS encoding M16 family metallopeptidase — MRRAPLALVSALLLAAAPALAQGPAPAAKPAPAAKAPAGTLAPVTSVEGITEYRLPNGLRVVLFPDPTKPTVTVNVTYFVGSKHEGYGEAGMAHLLEHLLFKGTPKHKNIPQLLTERGARPNGTTWMDRTNYFETLPASDANLSWALAFEADRMVNSFIAKKDLDSEMTVVRNELERGENDPHSVLFRRVMSAAYLFHNYGKPTIGTRADLENVPIERLQAFYRKHYRPDNAMLVVAGRFEEARALKLIQDTFGRVRPPREPLARPYTEEPTQDGEREVTLRRVGETAAITALYHVPEGAHPDFATIDVLTEVLGDVPSGRLYKALVESKKAARAGASNLQLQDPGVLVFSAQLREGQSVEAARATLLQTVEEAARTPFTAEEVARAKTSLAKQVELILNDSERAAIILSEWGAIGDWRLLFLHRDRIEAVKPEDVTRVAATYLKTSNRTLGQFIPTPKPDRAELPPRVQVASMLQGYTGRAAIAQGEAFDPSPANIESRVERSQLGGLKLALLPKKTRGEMVSVVLNLRWGTEQTVLGKEDAAEMAGALLMRGTKTKSRQQIQDALDRLKARVGMDGGPLGASVSVEVKRENLAEVLKLVAEVLREPAFDAKEFALLQQERLAAMEKSRSEPDMLGNYAFRRVLSGHYPKGHPYYAPTVEEAIDGVKTVTVEQTRAFYRDFYGASQGELAAVGDFDAKALSGLVGELFGGWKSPAPYARVPQRFNDVAPQAQAVETPDKANALFLAGQNLKLKDNDPDWPALMLGNFMFGGGFLNSRLATRIRQKDGLSYGVNSGLSAGALDEVGTFTAYAIYAPQNAERLEAALREELSKALDKGFTVEELQKARSGLLEYRQTGRAQDGGLARTLANYLYYGRTLEFDAALEQRMAKLTVEDVRKALARHVDPNKLTVVKAGDFAGAKKKAQAPVPANAAP, encoded by the coding sequence ATGCGCCGTGCCCCCCTGGCGTTGGTTTCCGCCCTCCTCCTCGCCGCCGCCCCGGCGCTCGCCCAGGGCCCTGCCCCGGCCGCGAAGCCCGCTCCGGCCGCCAAGGCCCCTGCCGGGACGCTCGCCCCCGTCACGAGCGTGGAGGGGATTACCGAGTACCGCCTGCCCAACGGGCTGCGCGTCGTGCTCTTCCCGGATCCGACCAAGCCCACCGTCACCGTCAACGTCACCTACTTCGTCGGCAGCAAGCACGAGGGCTACGGCGAGGCCGGCATGGCCCACCTGCTGGAGCACCTGCTCTTCAAGGGCACGCCCAAGCACAAGAACATCCCCCAGCTGCTCACCGAGCGCGGCGCCCGCCCCAACGGCACCACGTGGATGGACCGCACCAACTACTTCGAGACGCTGCCCGCCTCGGACGCCAACCTCTCCTGGGCCCTGGCCTTCGAGGCGGACCGCATGGTCAACAGCTTCATCGCCAAGAAGGACCTCGACAGCGAGATGACGGTGGTGCGCAACGAGCTGGAGCGCGGGGAGAATGATCCGCACTCGGTGCTCTTCCGCCGGGTGATGAGCGCCGCCTACCTCTTCCACAACTACGGCAAGCCCACCATCGGCACCCGCGCGGACCTGGAGAACGTCCCCATCGAGCGCCTGCAGGCCTTCTACCGCAAGCACTACCGGCCGGATAACGCCATGCTCGTGGTGGCCGGCCGCTTCGAGGAGGCCCGCGCGCTCAAGCTCATCCAGGACACCTTCGGCCGCGTGCGCCCGCCCCGCGAGCCCCTGGCCCGCCCCTACACCGAGGAGCCCACCCAGGACGGCGAGCGCGAAGTCACCCTGCGCCGCGTGGGCGAGACGGCCGCCATCACCGCGCTCTACCACGTGCCCGAGGGCGCCCACCCCGACTTCGCCACCATCGACGTGCTCACCGAGGTGCTCGGCGACGTGCCCTCGGGGCGCCTCTACAAGGCGCTGGTGGAGTCGAAGAAGGCCGCGCGCGCGGGGGCCTCCAACCTGCAGTTGCAGGACCCGGGCGTGCTGGTGTTCAGCGCGCAGCTGCGCGAGGGCCAGTCCGTGGAGGCCGCGCGCGCCACGCTGCTCCAGACGGTGGAGGAGGCGGCCCGCACGCCCTTCACCGCCGAGGAGGTGGCCCGCGCGAAGACGAGCCTGGCCAAGCAGGTGGAGCTGATCCTCAACGACTCGGAGCGCGCCGCCATCATCCTGTCCGAGTGGGGAGCCATCGGCGACTGGCGCCTGCTCTTCCTGCACCGGGACCGGATTGAAGCCGTGAAGCCCGAGGACGTCACCCGCGTGGCGGCCACGTACCTGAAGACGTCCAACCGCACGCTGGGCCAGTTCATCCCCACGCCGAAGCCGGACCGCGCGGAGCTGCCGCCGCGGGTGCAGGTGGCCTCCATGCTCCAGGGCTATACGGGCCGCGCCGCCATCGCCCAGGGCGAGGCGTTCGACCCTTCGCCGGCCAACATCGAGTCGCGGGTGGAGCGCTCGCAGCTGGGCGGGCTGAAGCTGGCGCTGCTGCCGAAGAAGACGCGCGGGGAGATGGTGAGCGTGGTGCTCAACCTGCGCTGGGGCACCGAGCAGACGGTGCTGGGCAAGGAGGACGCGGCGGAGATGGCCGGCGCCCTGCTCATGCGCGGCACGAAGACGAAGAGCCGCCAGCAGATTCAGGATGCGTTGGACAGGCTCAAGGCGCGGGTGGGCATGGATGGAGGGCCGCTGGGCGCCTCCGTCTCCGTGGAGGTGAAGCGCGAGAACCTGGCCGAGGTGCTGAAGCTGGTGGCCGAGGTGCTGCGCGAGCCGGCCTTCGACGCCAAGGAGTTCGCGCTGCTGCAGCAGGAGCGGCTGGCGGCGATGGAGAAGTCGCGCAGCGAGCCGGACATGCTGGGCAACTACGCCTTCCGCCGGGTGCTCAGCGGACATTACCCCAAGGGCCACCCGTACTACGCGCCCACGGTGGAGGAGGCCATCGACGGGGTGAAGACCGTCACCGTGGAGCAGACGCGCGCCTTCTACCGGGACTTCTACGGCGCCTCGCAGGGGGAGCTGGCCGCGGTGGGGGACTTCGACGCGAAGGCGCTCTCGGGGCTGGTGGGCGAGCTGTTCGGTGGGTGGAAGAGCCCGGCGCCGTACGCGCGCGTGCCGCAGCGCTTCAATGACGTGGCGCCTCAGGCGCAGGCGGTGGAGACGCCTGACAAGGCCAACGCCCTGTTCCTGGCGGGGCAGAACCTGAAGCTGAAGGACAATGATCCGGACTGGCCCGCGCTGATGCTGGGCAACTTCATGTTCGGCGGCGGCTTCCTCAACTCGCGGCTGGCCACGCGGATCCGCCAGAAGGATGGCCTGTCCTACGGGGTGAACAGCGGGCTGAGCGCGGGGGCGCTGGATGAGGTGGGCACGTTTACCGCCTACGCCATCTACGCTCCGCAGAATGCCGAGCGGCTGGAGGCGGCCCTGCGCGAGGAGCTGAGCAAGGCGCTGGACAAGGGCTTCACGGTCGAGGAGCTGCAGAAGGCCCGCTCGGGCCTGCTGGAGTACCGGCAGACGGGGCGCGCGCAGGATGGCGGGCTGGCACGGACGCTGGCCAACTACCTGTATTACGGGCGCACGCTGGAGTTCGACGCGGCGCTGGAGCAGCGCATGGCGAAGCTGACGGTGGAGGACGTGCGCAAGGCGCTCGCGCGGCATGTGGACCCGAACAAGCTCACGGTGGTGAAGGCCGGAGACTTCGCCGGGGCGAAGAAGAAGGCGCAGGCCCCCGTGCCCGCCAACGCGGCGCCCTAA
- a CDS encoding Uma2 family endonuclease: protein MTENRIDQATYSVLSALPTGWVGEIVEDELVASPRPLAAQTRAAFMLGVELGEHLDPRRGGSGRWCFLRAPELHLGRDVMVPDLAGWRRDRVSQPPQPDEPFLTVAPDWVCEVVSPVTVALDRVRKLPLYAQHGVSHAWFIDPEARTLEVFQRLKRGWLFAGCYEGDALVRSEPFPNFTLELGSLWLADDTLVPLALAAGR, encoded by the coding sequence GTGACGGAAAACCGCATTGATCAGGCGACGTACTCGGTCCTCAGCGCCCTGCCCACGGGATGGGTGGGAGAGATCGTCGAAGACGAGCTCGTCGCTTCGCCCCGCCCCTTGGCCGCCCAGACGCGCGCGGCCTTCATGCTGGGGGTGGAGCTGGGCGAGCATCTCGACCCGAGGCGCGGCGGCAGTGGCCGCTGGTGCTTCCTGCGCGCCCCCGAGCTGCACCTGGGCCGCGATGTGATGGTGCCGGACCTGGCCGGTTGGCGGCGCGACCGCGTGTCCCAGCCGCCCCAGCCCGACGAGCCCTTCCTCACGGTCGCGCCCGACTGGGTGTGCGAGGTCGTCTCGCCGGTGACCGTGGCGCTGGACCGCGTGCGCAAGCTGCCGCTGTACGCCCAGCACGGCGTGTCGCACGCCTGGTTCATTGATCCGGAGGCGCGCACCCTCGAGGTGTTCCAGCGCCTCAAGCGCGGCTGGCTCTTCGCTGGCTGCTACGAGGGCGATGCCCTGGTGCGCTCCGAGCCCTTCCCCAACTTCACGCTGGAGCTGGGCTCACTCTGGCTGGCCGACGACACGCTCGTGCCGCTGGCCCTGGCGGCGGGGCGGTAG
- the mnmE gene encoding tRNA uridine-5-carboxymethylaminomethyl(34) synthesis GTPase MnmE, with the protein MSHAPVSTIAALATAPAAGAVGILRLSGPAALEVGRRLAPSVPAEPTPRHAYLASFVDAEGRTLDEGLFLYFRAPASFTGEEVVELQAHGGPRLLRLLLARVLEDERVRPARPGEFTRRAFLNGRMDLTRAEAVADLVAADSEAAVRAAAAGLSGVLAERVRALEAPLRDLHADVEGVLNFPDEAEGADADAGARVAALLTQAQGMLAEAARGRLVRQGARVALYGPVNAGKSTLFNRLVGEARALVDEEPGTTRDVLEARVEWEGLGLTLLDTAGLREAPGRVEALGIARTREALSAVDLAVLVLPPEASEAEAETWLREAGATAVLRVAGKCDVASEAAARESELRVSGRTGAGVEALRTAVLSRLWGSGAPTAVALVSERHADALRRACEALARAEAARHVSTLEVVSGEVGLALEALGEVSGTSVSEALLDAIFQRFCIGK; encoded by the coding sequence GTGAGCCACGCACCCGTTTCCACCATCGCCGCGCTGGCGACCGCGCCGGCGGCGGGCGCCGTGGGAATCCTCCGGCTCTCCGGTCCCGCCGCGCTGGAGGTGGGCCGCCGGCTGGCCCCGAGCGTGCCGGCCGAGCCCACGCCCCGCCACGCCTACCTCGCCTCTTTCGTGGATGCCGAGGGCCGCACGCTCGATGAGGGCCTGTTCCTCTACTTCCGCGCGCCCGCCTCGTTCACGGGCGAAGAGGTGGTGGAGCTGCAGGCCCATGGAGGCCCACGCCTGCTGCGCCTGCTGCTCGCGCGCGTGCTGGAGGATGAGCGCGTGCGTCCGGCCCGCCCGGGAGAGTTCACCCGGCGCGCCTTCCTCAACGGCCGCATGGACCTGACGCGCGCGGAGGCGGTGGCGGACCTGGTGGCGGCCGACTCGGAGGCGGCGGTGCGCGCGGCGGCGGCGGGGCTTTCTGGCGTGCTGGCCGAGCGGGTGCGCGCGCTGGAGGCGCCGCTGCGAGACCTCCACGCGGATGTAGAGGGCGTGCTCAACTTCCCGGACGAGGCCGAGGGCGCGGACGCGGACGCGGGCGCGCGTGTGGCGGCGCTGCTCACCCAGGCCCAGGGGATGCTGGCCGAGGCCGCACGTGGCAGGCTGGTGCGCCAGGGCGCGCGCGTGGCGCTCTACGGCCCGGTGAACGCCGGCAAGTCCACCCTCTTCAACCGGCTGGTGGGCGAGGCGCGGGCCCTGGTGGACGAGGAGCCCGGCACCACGCGCGATGTGCTGGAGGCCCGCGTCGAGTGGGAGGGGCTGGGCCTCACGCTGCTGGACACCGCGGGGCTGCGCGAGGCGCCGGGCCGCGTGGAGGCGCTCGGAATCGCGCGCACGCGCGAGGCCCTGTCCGCCGTGGACCTGGCCGTGCTCGTGCTGCCTCCCGAGGCCTCCGAGGCCGAGGCCGAGACGTGGCTGCGCGAGGCGGGCGCGACGGCCGTGCTCCGCGTGGCGGGCAAGTGCGACGTGGCCTCCGAGGCGGCTGCCCGGGAGTCGGAGCTTCGTGTGAGCGGACGGACAGGTGCGGGCGTCGAGGCGCTGCGCACCGCGGTCCTCTCGCGCCTGTGGGGCAGTGGAGCCCCCACGGCGGTGGCCCTCGTCTCCGAGCGCCATGCCGACGCCCTGCGCCGGGCCTGTGAGGCCCTGGCGCGTGCGGAAGCGGCCCGCCATGTCTCCACCCTGGAGGTTGTCTCCGGCGAGGTAGGCCTGGCCCTCGAGGCCCTGGGCGAAGTGTCCGGAACCAGCGTCTCCGAAGCCCTGCTGGACGCCATCTTCCAGCGCTTCTGCATTGGCAAGTAG
- a CDS encoding TadE/TadG family type IV pilus assembly protein — MAVEAALTMPLFVFLILGILQLGLTSQARVMAKYAAYRAARVGALNHADPEAIEAAAILHLMPVLVGNDEVIMPTSSSTDVIAKFNVFAQAGGIGNRLGATGLKQVKTVICGPTQAEFGVGGQRQLARVDQSTLNGRGSSNEVDFDDPFVQSGPDNFYAGASGADALRRFNRMRLRVQVQLLYRMPIPFANMIITKAYLGLQMPSVMMMPQENKDPISRYVPQTYANVKRAHDLGIYVVPINAGYAMRMQSNMFLSRFRPPARNECSHYGQGKQSL; from the coding sequence GTGGCAGTCGAAGCGGCACTCACCATGCCGCTGTTCGTCTTCCTGATCCTCGGCATCCTTCAGCTGGGGCTGACCTCCCAGGCGCGAGTCATGGCCAAGTATGCCGCCTATCGCGCCGCGCGCGTAGGGGCCCTCAACCACGCGGACCCCGAGGCCATCGAGGCGGCGGCCATCCTGCACCTCATGCCGGTGCTCGTGGGCAACGACGAAGTCATCATGCCCACCAGCTCCTCGACCGACGTCATCGCCAAGTTCAACGTCTTCGCCCAGGCGGGCGGCATTGGCAACCGGCTCGGCGCCACCGGGCTCAAGCAGGTCAAGACGGTCATCTGCGGCCCGACGCAGGCGGAGTTCGGCGTCGGCGGCCAGCGTCAGCTGGCCCGGGTGGATCAAAGCACGCTCAACGGCCGGGGCAGCTCCAACGAGGTGGACTTCGATGACCCCTTCGTCCAGAGCGGCCCGGACAACTTCTACGCGGGCGCGTCGGGCGCCGATGCGCTGCGCCGCTTCAACCGCATGCGCCTGCGCGTGCAGGTGCAGCTGCTGTACCGGATGCCCATCCCCTTCGCCAACATGATCATCACCAAGGCCTACCTGGGCCTGCAGATGCCGTCGGTGATGATGATGCCCCAGGAGAACAAGGACCCCATCTCCCGGTATGTTCCGCAGACGTACGCCAACGTGAAGCGCGCCCATGACCTGGGCATCTACGTGGTCCCCATCAACGCCGGCTACGCCATGCGCATGCAGAGCAACATGTTCCTGTCGCGCTTCCGTCCCCCCGCCCGCAACGAGTGCTCGCACTACGGGCAGGGCAAGCAGAGCCTCTAG